In Chionomys nivalis chromosome 24, mChiNiv1.1, whole genome shotgun sequence, one genomic interval encodes:
- the Mab21l2 gene encoding protein mab-21-like 2, which produces MIAAQAKLVYQLNKYYTERCQARKAAIAKTIREVCKVVSDVLKEVEVQEPRFISSLSEIDARYEGLEVISPTEFEVVLYLNQMGVFNFVDDGSLPGCAVLKLSDGRKRSMSLWVEFITASGYLSARKIRSRFQTLVAQAVDKCSYRDVVKMIADTSEVKLRIRERYVVQITPAFKCTGIWPRSAAQWPMPHIPWPGPNRVAEVKAEGFNLLSKECYSLTGKQSSAESDAWVLQFGEAENRLLMGGCRNKCLSVLKTLRDRHLELPGQPLNNYHMKTLLLYECEKHPRETDWDEACLGDRLNGILLQLISCLQCRRCPHYFLPNLDLFQGKPHSALESAAKQTWRLAREILTNPKSLDKL; this is translated from the coding sequence ATGATCGCCGCTCAGGCCAAGCTGGTTTACCAGCTCAATAAATACTACACCGAGCGCTGCCAGGCGCGCAAGGCAGCGATCGCCAAGACCATCCGAGAGGTCTGCAAGGTAGTGTCGGATGTGCTGAAGGAAGTGGAGGTGCAGGAGCCGCGCTTCATCAGCTCTCTGAGCGAGATCGACGCCCGCTATGAGGGGCTGGAGGTCATCTCACCCACCGAGTTCGAGGTGGTGCTCTACCTCAACCAGATGGGCGTCTTCAACTTCGTGGACGACGGATCTCTGCCAGGCTGTGCGGTGCTCAAACTAAGCGATGGGCGGAAGCGGAGCATGTCTCTCTGGGTCGAGTTCATCACAGCATCTGGCTACCTCTCTGCGCGCAAGATCCGCTCGCGTTTCCAGACGCTGGTTGCCCAGGCGGTGGACAAGTGCAGCTACCGGGACGTGGTCAAGATGATCGCCGACACGAGTGAGGTCAAGTTGCGCATCAGGGAGCGCTACGTGGTGCAAATCACTCCAGCGTTCAAGTGCACCGGGATCTGGCCTCGCAGCGCGGCACAGTGGCCTATGCCCCACATCCCCTGGCCCGGCCCCAATCGGGTGGCAGAGGTCAAGGCTGAAGGATTCAACTTGCTCTCCAAGGAGTGCTACTCGCTAACTGGCAAGCAGAGCTCCGCAGAAAGCGACGCCTGGGTGCTGCAGTTCGGTGAGGCGGAGAACCGCTTGCTCATGGGCGGCTGTAGAAACAAGTGCCTCTCGGTGCTGAAGACGCTGCGGGACCGCCACTTGGAGCTGCCGGGCCAACCGCTCAATAACTACCACATGAAGACGCTGCTGCTGTACGAGTGCGAGAAACACCCGAGGGAAACGGACTGGGACGAGGCTTGCCTGGGCGACCGTCTGAACGGCATCCTGCTGCAGCTCATCTCCTGCCTGCAGTGCCGCCGCTGCCCTCACTACTTTTTGCCCAATCTCGACCTCTTCCAGGGCAAGCCCCACTCGGCCCTGGAGAGCGCTGCCAAGCAGACCTGGAGGTTGGCCAGGGAAATCCTCACCAATCCCAAAAGCTTGGACAAACTATAG